From one Rhopalosiphum padi isolate XX-2018 chromosome 2, ASM2088224v1, whole genome shotgun sequence genomic stretch:
- the LOC132923091 gene encoding ABC transporter G family member 20 isoform X1: MDDKDKIRKMFSWSSSLTEGNEESGGGKATMTSGVGNSPDVVAMEPRNSNGSVSVGIVDGGGGIVNPAFQPPSLLSQQSTVWTRRQQAVCVRHAFKHYGSASKPNHVLSNLNMTVAKGTIYGLLGASGCGKTTLLSCIVGRRRLNTGQIFVLGGKPGTKGSGVPGKRVGYMPQEIALYGEFSIKETMMYFGWIFGMETSEINDRLQFLLNFLDLPSQSRLVKNLSGGQQRRVSFAVALMHDPELLILDEPTVGVDPLLRQSIWNHLVQITKDGHKTVIITTHYIEEARQAHTIGLMRSGRLLAEESPRVLLSMYHCQSLEEVFLKLSRKQGTDGQPQETPVNISNNISLATLNWGKKDEPVYVTEESGVVGLNFHQSKEVLAQDQSNGINGKLSEMQMMEPQYDSSCCEITTRGKTKALLQKNFLRMWRNVGVMLFIFALPVMQVILFCLAIGRDPTGLHLAVVNKEMDWNTMECPVYDNCTLNMFSCRYLNALPKDTVVLDYYETPEKAINAVKVGDAWGALYFTENFTDALVARMALGRESDEETLDQSEVRVWLDMSNQQIGLMLNRDLQLSYRDFGQGLLQSCDQNPKLADIPIQFKEPIYGSSDPSFTDFVAPGVILTIVFFLAVALTSSALIIERTEGLLDRSWVAGVTPLEILFSHVITQFVVMCGQTALVLIFMILVFGVECKGDITLVITLTILQGLCGMCFGFVISAICELERNAIQLALGSFYPTLLLSGVIWPVEGMPVLLRYVSYCLPLTMATTSLRSILTRGWNLLEPDVYLGFVSTISWIVLFLSISMAVLKFKRG; encoded by the exons AGAAGGAAACGAAGAATCCGGCGGTGGTAAGGCGACGATGACGTCCGGCGTAGGCAATTCTCCGGACGTGGTGGCCATGGAGCCCCGGAACAGCAACGGTAGCGTCAGCGTGGGAATAGTGGACGGCGGCGGTGGAATCGTCAACCCTGCGTTTCAGCCACCTTCATTGCTCAGCCAACAGAGCACCGTATGGACGCGCCGCCAGCAGGCCGTTTGCGTTCGACACGCGTTCAAGCACTACGGTTCTGCGAGCAAGCCAAACCACGTGCTAAGCAACCTTAACATGACGGTTGCTAAAGGCACAAT ATATGGACTGCTGGGAGCTAGTGGTTGCGGAAAAACCACATTGCTCAGCTGTATTGTTGGTCGGCGGCGACTAAACACAGGACAAATCTTTGTACTCGGAGGAAAGCCCGGAACTAAAGGAAGTGGAGTTCCCGGAAAACGCGTTGGATACATGCCTCag gaaataGCTCTGTATGGAGAGTTTTCCATCAAAGAGACAATGATGTATTTTGGCTGGATATTCGGTATGGAAACGTCAGAAATTAATGATCGACTTCAGTTTCTTTTGAACTTTTTGGATTTGCCAAGCCAGTCTAGATTGGTGAAAAATcttag tggtgGTCAACAAAGAAGAGTTTCATTCGCTGTGGCTCTTATGCACGATCCAGAACTCTTAATTTTAGACGAACCTACAGTTGGTGTAGATCCTTTACTCCGTCAAAG TATTTGGAATCATTTGGTTCAGATCACAAAAGATGGACACAAAACAGTTATTATAACTACACATTACATCGAGGAAGCTCGGCAAGCGCACact ATCGGTTTAATGAGAAGTGGAAGGTTATTGGCCGAAGAATCTCCACGTGTATTGCTGTCTATGTATCACTGTCAGTCATTAGAGgaagtgtttttaaaattgagtaGAAAGCAAGGGACGGACGGACAACCGCAGGAAACGCCTGTCAATATATCGAATAACATTTCACTC GCTACGTTAAACTGGGGTAAAAAGGACGAACCTGTTTATGTAACTGAAGAGAGTGGTGTAGTAGGCTTGAACTTCCATCAATCAAAGGAGGTGCTTGCGCAAGATCAGTCAAATGGCATAAATGGTAAATTGTCAGAAATGCAAATGATGGAGCCACAATATGACTCAAGTTGTTGTGAAATCACTACTCGAGGAAAAACAAAGGCATTGTTGCAAAAGAACTTTTTGAGAATGTGGAGAAACGTtgg AGTTATGTTGTTCATATTTGCATTACCAGTAATGCAAGTCATACTTTTCTGTTTGGCCATCGGTAGAGATCCAACAGGCTTACATTTGGCTGTAGTCAACAAGGAAATGGACTGGAATACAATGGAATGTCCAGTTTATGATAATTGTACTCTTAACATGTTTTCGTGTAGGTACTTAAACGCTTTACCAAAAGACACCGTAGTAtta GATTATTATGAGACCCCCGAGAAAGCTATAAATGCCGTTAAAGTGGGTGACGCGTGGGGTGCACTATACTTCACTGAAAACTTTACTGACGCACTCGTAGCACGAATGGCGTTAGGTAGAGAATCTGACGAAGAAACATTGGACCAGAGTGAAGTGCGAGTGTGGCTTGACATGTCGA ACCAACAAATCGGTTTAATGTTGAACAGAGACTTGCAATTGTCTTATAGAGACTTTGGGCAAGGTTTACTGCAGAGCTGTGACCAAAATCCTAAACTCGCGGATATTCCAATTCAG TTCAAAGAACCAATATACGGCAGTAGTGATCCTAGTTTTACGGATTTCGTAGCGCCGGGAGTCATTTTAAC AATTGTTTTCTTCTTGGCTGTCGCGCTCACGTCTTCGGCACTTATCATCGAGCGCACTGAGGGTCTGTTGGACAGGAGTTGGGTTGCCG GTGTAACACCATTAGAAATATTGTTCTCCCATGTCATTACGCAATTTGTAGTCATGTGTGGACAGACAGCACTTGTACTCATATTCATGATTCTTGTATTTGGTGTGGAATGCAAAGGAGACATTACTTTAGTCATAACCCTCACAATATTGCAGGGTCTTTGCGGCATGTGTTTCG GTTTCGTTATATCGGCCATATGTGAACTAGAAAGAAACGCTATCCAGTTGGCCCTGGGAAGCTTTTACCCGACACTTCTGCTCAGTG GTGTCATCTGGCCGGTGGAAGGTATGCCCGTTTTGTTGCGTTACGTCAGCTACTGTCTGCCACTGACCATGGCAACGACGTCCCTACGGAGCATACTGACTCGTGGCTGGAACCTGCTGGAACCTGACGTGTACTTGGGCTTCGTGTCCACCATCTCGTGGATAGTGTTGTTCCTGTCTATCAGCATGGCCGTGCTCAAGTTCAAGCGCGGCTGA
- the LOC132923091 gene encoding ABC transporter G family member 20 isoform X2, with protein sequence MTSGVGNSPDVVAMEPRNSNGSVSVGIVDGGGGIVNPAFQPPSLLSQQSTVWTRRQQAVCVRHAFKHYGSASKPNHVLSNLNMTVAKGTIYGLLGASGCGKTTLLSCIVGRRRLNTGQIFVLGGKPGTKGSGVPGKRVGYMPQEIALYGEFSIKETMMYFGWIFGMETSEINDRLQFLLNFLDLPSQSRLVKNLSGGQQRRVSFAVALMHDPELLILDEPTVGVDPLLRQSIWNHLVQITKDGHKTVIITTHYIEEARQAHTIGLMRSGRLLAEESPRVLLSMYHCQSLEEVFLKLSRKQGTDGQPQETPVNISNNISLATLNWGKKDEPVYVTEESGVVGLNFHQSKEVLAQDQSNGINGKLSEMQMMEPQYDSSCCEITTRGKTKALLQKNFLRMWRNVGVMLFIFALPVMQVILFCLAIGRDPTGLHLAVVNKEMDWNTMECPVYDNCTLNMFSCRYLNALPKDTVVLDYYETPEKAINAVKVGDAWGALYFTENFTDALVARMALGRESDEETLDQSEVRVWLDMSNQQIGLMLNRDLQLSYRDFGQGLLQSCDQNPKLADIPIQFKEPIYGSSDPSFTDFVAPGVILTIVFFLAVALTSSALIIERTEGLLDRSWVAGVTPLEILFSHVITQFVVMCGQTALVLIFMILVFGVECKGDITLVITLTILQGLCGMCFGFVISAICELERNAIQLALGSFYPTLLLSGVIWPVEGMPVLLRYVSYCLPLTMATTSLRSILTRGWNLLEPDVYLGFVSTISWIVLFLSISMAVLKFKRG encoded by the exons ATGACGTCCGGCGTAGGCAATTCTCCGGACGTGGTGGCCATGGAGCCCCGGAACAGCAACGGTAGCGTCAGCGTGGGAATAGTGGACGGCGGCGGTGGAATCGTCAACCCTGCGTTTCAGCCACCTTCATTGCTCAGCCAACAGAGCACCGTATGGACGCGCCGCCAGCAGGCCGTTTGCGTTCGACACGCGTTCAAGCACTACGGTTCTGCGAGCAAGCCAAACCACGTGCTAAGCAACCTTAACATGACGGTTGCTAAAGGCACAAT ATATGGACTGCTGGGAGCTAGTGGTTGCGGAAAAACCACATTGCTCAGCTGTATTGTTGGTCGGCGGCGACTAAACACAGGACAAATCTTTGTACTCGGAGGAAAGCCCGGAACTAAAGGAAGTGGAGTTCCCGGAAAACGCGTTGGATACATGCCTCag gaaataGCTCTGTATGGAGAGTTTTCCATCAAAGAGACAATGATGTATTTTGGCTGGATATTCGGTATGGAAACGTCAGAAATTAATGATCGACTTCAGTTTCTTTTGAACTTTTTGGATTTGCCAAGCCAGTCTAGATTGGTGAAAAATcttag tggtgGTCAACAAAGAAGAGTTTCATTCGCTGTGGCTCTTATGCACGATCCAGAACTCTTAATTTTAGACGAACCTACAGTTGGTGTAGATCCTTTACTCCGTCAAAG TATTTGGAATCATTTGGTTCAGATCACAAAAGATGGACACAAAACAGTTATTATAACTACACATTACATCGAGGAAGCTCGGCAAGCGCACact ATCGGTTTAATGAGAAGTGGAAGGTTATTGGCCGAAGAATCTCCACGTGTATTGCTGTCTATGTATCACTGTCAGTCATTAGAGgaagtgtttttaaaattgagtaGAAAGCAAGGGACGGACGGACAACCGCAGGAAACGCCTGTCAATATATCGAATAACATTTCACTC GCTACGTTAAACTGGGGTAAAAAGGACGAACCTGTTTATGTAACTGAAGAGAGTGGTGTAGTAGGCTTGAACTTCCATCAATCAAAGGAGGTGCTTGCGCAAGATCAGTCAAATGGCATAAATGGTAAATTGTCAGAAATGCAAATGATGGAGCCACAATATGACTCAAGTTGTTGTGAAATCACTACTCGAGGAAAAACAAAGGCATTGTTGCAAAAGAACTTTTTGAGAATGTGGAGAAACGTtgg AGTTATGTTGTTCATATTTGCATTACCAGTAATGCAAGTCATACTTTTCTGTTTGGCCATCGGTAGAGATCCAACAGGCTTACATTTGGCTGTAGTCAACAAGGAAATGGACTGGAATACAATGGAATGTCCAGTTTATGATAATTGTACTCTTAACATGTTTTCGTGTAGGTACTTAAACGCTTTACCAAAAGACACCGTAGTAtta GATTATTATGAGACCCCCGAGAAAGCTATAAATGCCGTTAAAGTGGGTGACGCGTGGGGTGCACTATACTTCACTGAAAACTTTACTGACGCACTCGTAGCACGAATGGCGTTAGGTAGAGAATCTGACGAAGAAACATTGGACCAGAGTGAAGTGCGAGTGTGGCTTGACATGTCGA ACCAACAAATCGGTTTAATGTTGAACAGAGACTTGCAATTGTCTTATAGAGACTTTGGGCAAGGTTTACTGCAGAGCTGTGACCAAAATCCTAAACTCGCGGATATTCCAATTCAG TTCAAAGAACCAATATACGGCAGTAGTGATCCTAGTTTTACGGATTTCGTAGCGCCGGGAGTCATTTTAAC AATTGTTTTCTTCTTGGCTGTCGCGCTCACGTCTTCGGCACTTATCATCGAGCGCACTGAGGGTCTGTTGGACAGGAGTTGGGTTGCCG GTGTAACACCATTAGAAATATTGTTCTCCCATGTCATTACGCAATTTGTAGTCATGTGTGGACAGACAGCACTTGTACTCATATTCATGATTCTTGTATTTGGTGTGGAATGCAAAGGAGACATTACTTTAGTCATAACCCTCACAATATTGCAGGGTCTTTGCGGCATGTGTTTCG GTTTCGTTATATCGGCCATATGTGAACTAGAAAGAAACGCTATCCAGTTGGCCCTGGGAAGCTTTTACCCGACACTTCTGCTCAGTG GTGTCATCTGGCCGGTGGAAGGTATGCCCGTTTTGTTGCGTTACGTCAGCTACTGTCTGCCACTGACCATGGCAACGACGTCCCTACGGAGCATACTGACTCGTGGCTGGAACCTGCTGGAACCTGACGTGTACTTGGGCTTCGTGTCCACCATCTCGTGGATAGTGTTGTTCCTGTCTATCAGCATGGCCGTGCTCAAGTTCAAGCGCGGCTGA